A part of Mucilaginibacter defluvii genomic DNA contains:
- the dapF gene encoding diaminopimelate epimerase, whose translation MKLHFYKYQGAGNDFILVDNRQLAVNHHNPELLARLCDRHFGVGADGIMFLQNADGYDFEMVYYNADGNPSSMCGNGGRCIVAFARFLNVIESETEFVAVDGPHHAKISDEGNWVSLQMIDVYKVERDGEAYVLNTGSPHYVTITEDLKNKDVFHEGSAIRNNNTYKANGINVNFVEPLTNGNGYFVRTFERGVEDETFACGTGVTAVALAMANQNNQTGHITTPIKVLGGNLNIRFNYDGERYTEIFLEGPAERVFEGYIEI comes from the coding sequence GTGAAACTTCATTTTTATAAATACCAGGGTGCCGGTAACGATTTCATATTGGTTGACAACAGGCAACTTGCTGTAAATCATCACAATCCGGAGCTGCTTGCACGTTTGTGCGACAGGCATTTTGGCGTTGGCGCTGATGGTATTATGTTTTTGCAGAACGCAGACGGTTACGATTTTGAGATGGTGTATTATAATGCCGACGGTAACCCGAGCAGTATGTGTGGTAATGGGGGCAGGTGCATTGTGGCTTTCGCCCGCTTTTTAAATGTGATTGAGAGTGAAACAGAATTTGTGGCAGTTGACGGCCCGCATCATGCCAAAATTTCAGACGAAGGCAATTGGGTGAGCCTGCAAATGATTGATGTGTACAAGGTAGAACGCGACGGCGAGGCCTATGTGCTCAATACTGGTTCGCCGCATTATGTAACAATTACGGAGGATTTAAAGAACAAAGATGTTTTTCACGAAGGTTCGGCTATCCGTAACAATAATACTTACAAGGCTAACGGCATCAACGTAAACTTTGTGGAGCCGCTTACCAATGGAAACGGCTACTTTGTACGCACATTTGAGCGCGGCGTTGAGGATGAAACCTTTGCCTGTGGCACCGGTGTAACTGCGGTAGCACTGGCCATGGCTAACCAAAACAATCAAACCGGGCACATTACTACCCCAATAAAAGTGTTAGGCGGAAATCTGAATATCCGTTTCAATTACGATGGCGAGCGCTATACCGAAATATTTTTGGAAGGCCCTGCTGAACGGGTTTTTGAGGGTTATATCGAAATATAA
- a CDS encoding Do family serine endopeptidase has translation MKKVGLTLLTAFVGGAMALGTYKIFEKKNADDMTFEERQKVYFTSNPMTVSSAGSVDFTQAAAAVTPAVVYIRTTYSSQQGNGGGSSPFDDMFGDFFGQRMRPRGPQQASGSGVIISPDGYIVTNNHVVEKADKITVNLNDHRTFQAKVVGTDPSTDLALIKISGNDLPIVKLGNSDDAKVGEWVLAVGNPFNLNSTVTAGIVSAKGRNIGIIGSENNDEDSNPFGMRQRQSQQPRLNKAIESFIQTDAAINPGNSGGALVNTKGELIGINAAIASHTGSYEGYGFAIPINLAKKVLNDIKQFGSVKRGYIGVSFRELNDDAAKDLGISRNTGLYVSELVDGGGAEAAGVRKGDIITKVEGNPVYESSDLQERVGRLQPGDKINITVLRDGSEKNLTVTLKGEAAAPKSAAVSKSAEELFNKLGASFQPLTKAQKAKFRVNNGVVVTQVRPGRLFYETDIPVGSIITNINKQPINSIADIDKAITNLRNGNLIITGIYPDGTSFNNMFQVQ, from the coding sequence ATGAAAAAAGTTGGTTTAACATTATTAACCGCCTTTGTTGGCGGTGCAATGGCGTTAGGCACCTACAAAATCTTCGAAAAGAAGAATGCCGATGACATGACCTTTGAGGAACGCCAGAAAGTATATTTTACAAGTAACCCCATGACGGTATCCTCTGCCGGCTCGGTTGATTTTACCCAGGCTGCCGCGGCGGTTACTCCTGCAGTGGTTTACATACGTACTACGTATTCATCGCAGCAAGGTAATGGTGGCGGCAGCAGCCCGTTTGATGATATGTTTGGCGACTTTTTCGGTCAGCGTATGCGCCCCCGTGGCCCGCAGCAGGCTTCAGGCTCAGGTGTGATTATTTCGCCTGACGGTTACATTGTAACTAACAATCACGTAGTTGAAAAAGCGGACAAGATCACCGTTAACCTGAATGACCACCGTACTTTCCAGGCCAAAGTTGTAGGTACCGACCCAAGCACCGACCTTGCCCTAATCAAAATAAGCGGGAATGATTTGCCGATAGTAAAATTAGGCAACTCTGACGATGCAAAAGTTGGAGAGTGGGTGTTAGCTGTAGGTAACCCCTTTAACCTTAACTCTACTGTAACCGCCGGTATTGTTAGTGCGAAAGGCCGTAACATAGGCATTATCGGCAGTGAGAATAACGATGAGGATAGCAATCCTTTCGGTATGCGCCAGCGTCAATCGCAGCAGCCAAGGCTTAATAAGGCGATTGAATCATTCATTCAAACTGATGCGGCCATTAATCCAGGAAACAGTGGTGGTGCGTTAGTAAACACCAAAGGCGAGTTGATTGGTATAAACGCAGCTATTGCTTCACACACAGGCTCGTACGAAGGTTATGGTTTTGCCATCCCGATCAACCTGGCTAAAAAAGTATTGAATGACATCAAACAATTTGGCTCAGTAAAACGCGGTTACATTGGCGTAAGCTTCAGAGAGCTTAATGATGATGCCGCTAAAGACCTTGGCATTAGCCGTAACACCGGTTTATATGTAAGTGAACTGGTTGATGGCGGTGGCGCAGAAGCGGCGGGTGTTCGCAAAGGCGATATCATCACTAAGGTTGAAGGCAATCCGGTTTACGAGTCGTCAGACTTACAAGAACGTGTAGGCCGTTTACAACCCGGTGATAAGATCAATATCACTGTGTTGCGCGATGGCAGCGAGAAAAACCTTACTGTAACCCTTAAAGGTGAGGCAGCTGCGCCAAAATCAGCCGCGGTATCAAAATCGGCAGAGGAGCTGTTCAACAAACTTGGCGCCAGTTTCCAGCCGCTTACTAAAGCGCAAAAGGCCAAATTCCGTGTAAACAATGGTGTTGTGGTAACCCAGGTTCGTCCGGGCCGGTTGTTCTATGAAACCGATATTCCGGTAGGATCGATCATTACCAACATCAACAAACAGCCGATAAACAGCATTGCTGATATTGACAAGGCGATAACCAACCTGCGTAACGGCAACCTGATTATTACAGGTATCTATCCTGACGGAACAAGCTTTAACAATATGTTCCAGGTACAATAA
- a CDS encoding DinB family protein: MKIIPMLLKEMAEEAVTTRKMLSIIPEDKLDWQPHPKSMTLRQLSSHIGELPGWVTMVLNTNELDFGTSGYTEHNCQSAAAAAEFFEQSYASAKERLENATEDELLPEWTLRNGEVIYVTCTRAEMIRTTFCQLVHHRAQLGVFLRLLDVPIPGSYGPSADELQDFAAEPTH, from the coding sequence ATGAAAATTATCCCGATGTTATTAAAAGAAATGGCCGAGGAAGCCGTTACAACCCGCAAAATGCTTAGCATTATTCCGGAAGATAAGTTAGACTGGCAACCCCACCCAAAAAGCATGACGTTGCGCCAACTATCCAGTCATATAGGCGAATTGCCGGGTTGGGTAACCATGGTGCTGAACACAAACGAACTTGATTTTGGCACAAGCGGCTATACTGAGCATAATTGCCAGAGCGCAGCTGCCGCAGCTGAATTTTTTGAGCAAAGCTACGCAAGCGCGAAAGAACGGCTTGAAAACGCCACCGAAGACGAACTTCTGCCTGAGTGGACACTGCGTAACGGCGAAGTAATTTACGTTACCTGCACCCGTGCCGAAATGATACGCACTACTTTCTGCCAGCTGGTACATCATCGTGCACAATTGGGCGTTTTTTTAAGGCTGTTAGATGTGCCGATACCCGGCAGCTACGGCCCAAGTGCCGACGAATTGCAGGACTTCGCGGCAGAACCCACGCATTAA
- a CDS encoding TonB-dependent receptor: MKNDYISTKQKALTINLDPQIYGSFAEIGAGQDIAAHFFKAGGAAGTIAKTMSAYDMTFSDAIYGTQQIKRYVSRQRLVAMLDHEYQLLIERLAELRGSSTTFFALSGTFSALNYHKTNEGHGWIGVRFQTVPNGPSHEVILHIKLLDNDNVLQQQAVGVLGVNLLYACFYHRQSPEDFLLSLMHDLNTGRIQIDMVHFEGPDFDKVDNRLMSLYLVKYGFSDAALFGPNGKNQQPSEILYKKHIVVVRGRFRPLINVHVEMLERGLQQFTQEPDIDKENIVVLSELTLKSLKERDDDETGLIDEKDFLDRVDILCSMGQTVMISNFHEYYKLAAYLSGITKLKIGIVLGYPNLEYIFSEEHYTNLPGGILESFSTLFSRKVKLYVYPTLRDGEILNVAKFTLPPKLIDLYEYLVANDKIADIRDFNAVNLQILSDNVLNLIKHNKPGWEEYVPEKVTSIIKERRLFNYNPDIQEQEVPPAQ, from the coding sequence ATGAAAAACGATTATATATCAACTAAGCAAAAGGCGCTTACCATCAACCTTGATCCGCAGATATACGGATCATTTGCGGAGATAGGCGCCGGGCAGGATATAGCAGCGCATTTTTTTAAAGCGGGTGGTGCAGCGGGCACCATCGCCAAAACCATGTCTGCCTATGACATGACCTTTTCTGACGCGATATATGGCACACAGCAAATTAAGCGGTATGTAAGCCGCCAGCGATTGGTTGCCATGCTCGACCATGAATATCAACTATTAATTGAGCGGCTTGCCGAGCTACGCGGAAGCAGCACTACTTTTTTTGCGCTTTCGGGTACCTTTTCAGCCCTGAACTATCATAAAACAAACGAAGGCCATGGCTGGATAGGCGTACGATTTCAAACCGTGCCCAACGGGCCCTCGCACGAGGTAATATTACATATAAAACTGCTTGATAACGATAACGTGCTGCAACAACAGGCTGTAGGTGTATTGGGCGTAAACCTATTATATGCCTGTTTTTATCACCGGCAATCGCCCGAGGATTTCCTTCTATCGCTGATGCATGACCTTAATACAGGGCGTATACAAATTGATATGGTTCATTTTGAGGGCCCGGATTTTGATAAGGTCGACAACCGTTTAATGAGCCTTTACCTGGTGAAGTACGGTTTCTCTGACGCAGCCCTATTTGGCCCGAACGGAAAAAACCAGCAGCCATCAGAAATACTTTACAAAAAACACATCGTAGTAGTACGTGGCCGCTTCCGGCCGCTGATCAACGTTCACGTGGAAATGCTTGAACGCGGATTACAGCAGTTTACCCAGGAACCCGATATAGATAAGGAAAATATTGTAGTGCTCTCGGAGCTCACCCTGAAATCACTTAAGGAGAGAGATGACGACGAAACCGGCCTTATTGATGAGAAGGATTTTTTAGACCGTGTAGATATACTCTGTAGCATGGGCCAAACAGTTATGATATCCAACTTTCACGAGTATTATAAGCTGGCCGCGTATCTCTCGGGTATCACCAAGTTGAAAATTGGCATTGTGCTGGGTTACCCTAACCTGGAGTACATCTTCTCAGAAGAGCATTACACCAACCTTCCTGGTGGCATATTGGAGTCGTTCTCTACCTTATTCAGCCGAAAGGTTAAACTATACGTTTATCCTACGCTGCGGGATGGTGAAATACTTAATGTAGCCAAATTTACTTTACCCCCTAAACTCATCGACCTGTACGAATACCTGGTAGCGAATGACAAGATTGCCGATATTCGAGATTTTAACGCGGTTAACCTGCAAATCTTGTCAGACAATGTGCTGAATCTCATTAAACATAACAAACCCGGTTGGGAAGAGTATGTGCCTGAAAAGGTAACCTCGATAATAAAGGAGCGCAGGCTTTTTAATTATAACCCTGATATACAAGAGCAAGAAGTTCCTCCTGCTCAATAA
- a CDS encoding glycosyltransferase 87 family protein: MAKKNFITPILLLVALLIGFGCAKSDRDFEVFVNAGEKLISGLNLYKPPFALNLQYYYSPFFALLMAPVSYLPLLVAETIWGFLSCVFLYQIWRISQSYFNTNALTQKQKNFWLLLSIIFTARFIRYDMTTIQVTIFLTWATLQSLKFFDREKPIAGAALLALAINIKLLPLPFLLYLIYRRQFLGASLTCVFYIAYLCVPAIFIGWNRNVFLLSEWFAIINPNNKEWIIEAENGPSSLVAMIPVYITDTIGVLPVKRNFINLPFKSVFIILNMVRLFFVALTLFFLRMPPFCTITDKRRLFWERSYLFIAVPLLFPHQQRYAFVFMAPALIYIAWYLVTNWSTLKQKYSYLTWTLLFLVLIHFTPLIGRDIISSYVYELFLHYRVLTFAGIALVIVLYCFKPTFKFEEIKPTNIE, from the coding sequence ATGGCAAAGAAAAACTTTATCACACCTATACTTTTACTGGTGGCGCTGTTAATTGGTTTTGGTTGCGCTAAAAGCGACCGGGATTTTGAAGTTTTTGTAAATGCCGGTGAAAAATTAATTTCAGGGTTAAACTTGTATAAACCTCCGTTCGCATTAAATCTACAATACTATTACAGTCCGTTTTTCGCCCTACTAATGGCACCAGTCAGTTACCTGCCTCTTTTGGTAGCTGAAACTATCTGGGGGTTTTTATCGTGCGTATTTCTGTACCAGATCTGGAGAATATCACAAAGCTATTTCAATACAAACGCTTTAACCCAAAAGCAAAAGAACTTTTGGCTGCTGTTGTCAATAATCTTTACGGCACGCTTTATACGGTACGATATGACCACCATACAGGTAACCATATTTCTGACCTGGGCCACGTTACAAAGCCTTAAATTCTTTGACCGCGAAAAACCCATCGCCGGAGCCGCTTTACTGGCGTTGGCAATAAATATTAAGCTGTTGCCGCTGCCATTCCTTTTATACCTTATTTATAGAAGGCAATTTCTTGGGGCATCGCTTACATGCGTTTTTTATATTGCATATTTATGCGTACCGGCTATATTTATCGGATGGAACCGGAATGTCTTTCTTTTAAGCGAATGGTTTGCCATTATCAACCCTAATAATAAAGAATGGATTATTGAAGCGGAGAACGGGCCGAGTAGCCTGGTAGCTATGATACCGGTTTACATAACCGACACGATAGGCGTTTTGCCTGTAAAACGGAATTTTATTAATCTGCCGTTTAAATCAGTATTTATCATACTGAATATGGTACGCTTGTTTTTTGTAGCACTGACGCTGTTTTTTTTGCGAATGCCACCGTTTTGCACTATAACCGACAAGCGCAGGTTATTTTGGGAACGGAGTTATTTGTTTATAGCTGTACCGCTTTTGTTTCCGCACCAGCAACGTTATGCATTCGTTTTCATGGCTCCGGCTTTAATTTATATCGCGTGGTACCTGGTTACTAATTGGAGTACGCTAAAACAAAAGTATAGCTATTTAACCTGGACGCTGTTGTTTTTAGTGTTGATTCATTTTACACCATTAATCGGCCGGGATATTATATCAAGCTATGTTTACGAGCTATTTTTGCATTACAGAGTGCTAACTTTTGCCGGAATCGCTTTAGTTATTGTTTTATACTGTTTTAAACCAACATTTAAGTTTGAAGAAATTAAGCCGACGAATATTGAATAA
- a CDS encoding TetR family transcriptional regulator C-terminal domain-containing protein, whose product MTTVESIQNAYIDYVLTEGTQPKSVYIFAKQNEMTEEEFYRFFGSFDGVEQSIWVDMANKTLTEIEAQEVWIQYSAREKALSFFYAFFELLKGRRSFAVYSLNSHARTLGSPVVLDQLKVVFENFAESILKQGLESGELSDRKFFAKRYKDGLWMQFGFVLNFWIKDNSAGFEKTDEAIEKGVNVTFDLFERTPIDNLLEYGKFLYNNSNIKDKVGL is encoded by the coding sequence ATGACAACAGTTGAAAGCATACAAAACGCGTATATTGATTATGTGCTGACCGAAGGGACCCAGCCCAAATCTGTTTATATTTTTGCTAAGCAGAACGAGATGACTGAAGAAGAGTTTTATCGCTTTTTCGGGTCATTTGACGGTGTGGAGCAAAGCATATGGGTCGACATGGCCAACAAAACGCTTACCGAGATTGAGGCGCAGGAGGTTTGGATTCAGTATAGCGCGCGCGAGAAAGCCCTGTCTTTTTTTTACGCTTTTTTTGAGTTGTTAAAAGGCCGCCGAAGCTTTGCGGTTTATAGCCTGAACAGCCATGCACGTACTTTGGGTTCGCCGGTGGTGCTTGACCAGTTAAAGGTTGTTTTTGAAAATTTTGCTGAAAGTATTTTAAAGCAGGGCCTGGAGAGCGGTGAACTATCAGACCGTAAATTCTTTGCAAAACGCTACAAGGATGGCCTTTGGATGCAATTTGGCTTTGTACTTAACTTTTGGATAAAAGATAATTCAGCCGGATTCGAAAAAACAGATGAGGCGATTGAAAAAGGCGTAAACGTTACTTTCGATTTGTTTGAGCGTACACCAATTGATAACCTGTTGGAGTACGGCAAGTTTTTATACAACAACAGCAATATTAAAGATAAGGTGGGTTTATAA
- a CDS encoding ABC1 kinase family protein, giving the protein MSETPKEQNSIPTSKVQRSAKFVKTGLKIGGNYVKHYSKKLFNPELDKSELDQDNAADIYQSLSELKGSALKVAQMLSMDKNLLPQAYVDKFSQSQYNAPPLSGPLIVQTFRKYFGKTPDQIYDKFNLRSTNAASIGQVHQAELNGKKLAVKIQYPGVGNSISSDLKLVKPFAFRLLGMNERELDIYMHEVEERLLEETDYELEVRRSIEFSTACAILNNVVFPTYYPELSSKRIITMDWLEGKHLREFLATNPSQELRNQIGQALWDFYNFQQHELRAVHADPHPGNFLITPDGKLGVIDFGCIKEMPEDFYTPFFSLTSTDLLSNKEETIKAFRMLEMIHTNDSPAQVEFYYNAYKEMISLFAMPYINSMFDFAQTAFFDSLYQFGEKISKMPEFKQPRGVKHFIYVNRTNFGLYNILHELKAEVRTDTYKPHVVLEY; this is encoded by the coding sequence ATGAGCGAAACGCCCAAAGAACAAAACAGCATACCTACCAGTAAAGTACAGCGATCAGCCAAGTTTGTTAAAACCGGGCTTAAAATTGGCGGTAATTACGTTAAGCATTATTCAAAAAAACTGTTTAACCCGGAGTTAGATAAGTCGGAGCTTGACCAGGATAATGCGGCCGATATTTATCAATCATTAAGTGAGCTTAAAGGCAGCGCTTTAAAGGTTGCGCAAATGCTCAGCATGGATAAAAACCTGCTTCCGCAGGCGTACGTAGATAAGTTTTCCCAATCGCAGTATAACGCGCCGCCATTGTCGGGGCCGCTTATTGTACAAACTTTCCGTAAATACTTTGGCAAAACACCCGATCAGATATACGACAAGTTTAACCTGCGTTCAACCAACGCGGCATCCATTGGGCAAGTGCACCAGGCCGAGCTAAATGGTAAAAAGCTGGCGGTGAAAATACAATATCCGGGTGTTGGCAACAGCATATCATCTGATCTGAAACTCGTGAAACCCTTTGCCTTTCGCTTATTGGGAATGAATGAGCGCGAACTGGATATTTATATGCATGAGGTTGAGGAACGCTTGCTTGAAGAAACCGACTATGAACTGGAAGTACGCCGCTCTATAGAGTTTTCAACGGCCTGCGCTATCCTCAACAATGTGGTGTTCCCAACATATTACCCTGAACTTTCGAGCAAGCGTATTATTACCATGGATTGGCTGGAAGGGAAACACCTGCGCGAGTTTCTGGCTACAAATCCATCGCAGGAGTTGCGCAATCAGATTGGGCAGGCGCTTTGGGATTTTTACAACTTTCAGCAACATGAGTTGCGGGCGGTTCATGCCGACCCGCATCCGGGTAATTTTTTAATAACGCCTGACGGTAAACTGGGCGTTATTGATTTCGGCTGTATCAAAGAGATGCCTGAAGATTTTTATACGCCGTTCTTCTCCCTCACCTCAACTGACCTGTTAAGTAATAAAGAGGAAACTATCAAAGCATTCCGCATGCTGGAGATGATACATACCAATGATAGCCCTGCGCAAGTGGAGTTTTATTACAATGCTTACAAAGAGATGATCAGCCTTTTTGCTATGCCTTACATCAACAGCATGTTTGATTTTGCGCAAACAGCGTTTTTCGATAGCTTGTATCAGTTTGGTGAAAAGATATCGAAGATGCCCGAGTTTAAACAACCCCGCGGAGTAAAACACTTCATCTATGTAAACCGTACTAATTTCGGCCTGTACAATATTTTACATGAGCTTAAAGCAGAGGTACGTACCGATACCTACAAACCACACGTGGTGCTGGAATATTAA
- a CDS encoding DUF2752 domain-containing protein: MIKKLFAKYFELCFLVAALIALAITDPAAKTHFSLCPLKMAGIGWCPGCGLGHSISWLFRGNISNSFQAHWLGIPALIVIAWRIITLAKSNIVPAKFN; the protein is encoded by the coding sequence TTGATTAAAAAACTGTTCGCTAAATATTTTGAATTATGCTTTTTGGTAGCGGCGCTTATAGCGCTCGCGATTACTGATCCCGCCGCCAAAACACATTTTAGCTTATGCCCCCTAAAAATGGCGGGTATCGGCTGGTGCCCGGGCTGTGGCCTGGGCCATTCTATTTCGTGGCTTTTCAGAGGCAATATCAGCAACTCGTTTCAAGCCCATTGGTTAGGTATACCGGCCTTGATTGTAATAGCGTGGCGTATCATCACCCTGGCCAAAAGCAATATCGTTCCTGCAAAATTCAATTAA
- a CDS encoding DUF4199 domain-containing protein, translating to MKNALLSGVVIGIFSGLWLFIMYKTGYNLEDSKASPFEYISALIPIIGLLIAIKDYRDNYLNGKMGFLEALVQSFKILIFGGILAVFAAIVFINYVSSGNNFEEFSGRMFGALLVGVISAFGVSLLYATKSEKID from the coding sequence ATGAAAAACGCATTACTATCCGGAGTGGTTATTGGTATTTTTAGCGGCCTTTGGTTATTTATTATGTACAAAACCGGTTACAATCTGGAAGATTCAAAGGCATCACCTTTTGAGTACATTTCGGCATTGATACCAATTATTGGCCTGCTCATCGCCATTAAGGATTACCGCGACAATTACCTTAATGGAAAAATGGGCTTTTTAGAAGCTCTGGTTCAAAGCTTTAAAATACTAATTTTTGGTGGTATTTTAGCTGTGTTTGCTGCTATAGTTTTCATCAATTATGTATCCAGCGGCAATAATTTCGAAGAGTTTTCTGGCCGTATGTTCGGTGCATTGCTGGTTGGTGTAATAAGTGCATTTGGTGTATCTTTACTATACGCAACCAAGTCCGAAAAAATTGATTAA